Proteins encoded in a region of the Pseudomonas syringae KCTC 12500 genome:
- a CDS encoding hypoxanthine-guanine phosphoribosyltransferase produces the protein MSADLEHIRQVMREADCLYTESEVDAAIARVGAQINAELAERNPVVFCVMNGGLIFSGKLLTHLNFPLEASYLHATRYRNETTGGDLFWKAKPEVSFMDRDVLIIDDILDEGHTLGAIIDFCKHAGARAVHTAVLIDKDHDRKARPDLKADYVGLPCIDRYIFGFGMDYKGYWRNAAGIYAVKGM, from the coding sequence ATGTCCGCTGATCTCGAGCATATCCGTCAAGTCATGCGCGAAGCTGACTGCCTGTACACCGAGTCCGAAGTGGATGCGGCCATTGCCCGCGTCGGCGCGCAGATCAATGCCGAACTGGCCGAGCGCAATCCTGTTGTGTTCTGCGTAATGAATGGCGGCCTGATTTTCTCCGGCAAGCTGCTCACCCACCTGAACTTCCCGCTGGAAGCGTCCTACCTGCACGCAACGCGCTATCGCAACGAAACCACCGGCGGTGATCTGTTCTGGAAAGCCAAGCCGGAAGTCTCGTTCATGGACCGTGACGTGCTGATCATCGATGACATCCTCGATGAAGGTCACACCCTGGGCGCGATCATCGACTTCTGCAAACACGCCGGTGCCCGCGCGGTGCACACTGCCGTGCTGATCGACAAGGACCACGACCGCAAGGCTCGCCCGGACCTGAAAGCCGACTACGTCGGTCTGCCTTGCATCGACCGTTACATCTTCGGTTTCGGTATGGACTACAAAGGCTACTGGCGTAATGCTGCCGGTATCTATGCGGTCAAAGGGATGTAA
- a CDS encoding NAD(P)/FAD-dependent oxidoreductase, whose translation MTVPIAIIGTGIAGLSAAQALTSAGHQVHLFDKSRGSGGRMSSKRSDAGSLDMGAQYFTARDRRFATAVKQWQTQGHVAEWTPSLYNFHDGRLSPSPDEQVRWVGTPGMSAITRAMRGDLPVSFSCRITEVFRGEQHWNLLDAEGESHGPFSHVIIATPAPQATALLAAAPKLASVVAGVKMDPTWAVALAFETPLQTPMQGCFVQDSPLDWLARNRSKPGRDATLDTWVLHATSQWSQQNIDASREQVTEQLHGAFAELIDCTMPAPVFSLAHRWLYARPAGSHEWGALSDADLGIYVCGDWCLSGRVEGAWLSGQEAARRLLEHVQ comes from the coding sequence ATGACTGTCCCTATCGCAATCATCGGTACCGGTATCGCCGGACTCTCAGCAGCCCAGGCGCTGACATCCGCCGGGCATCAGGTGCACCTTTTCGACAAGAGCCGCGGCAGCGGCGGTCGTATGTCCAGCAAGCGCAGCGACGCAGGTTCGCTGGACATGGGCGCACAGTATTTCACCGCCCGTGACCGGCGCTTTGCCACCGCAGTCAAGCAGTGGCAAACCCAGGGCCATGTCGCCGAGTGGACACCCTCACTCTACAACTTTCATGACGGCAGGCTCAGCCCTTCACCGGACGAGCAAGTACGCTGGGTCGGCACGCCAGGCATGAGCGCCATTACCCGGGCAATGCGCGGCGATCTGCCGGTGTCGTTCTCGTGCCGCATCACTGAAGTGTTTCGCGGCGAGCAACACTGGAACCTGCTGGATGCCGAAGGCGAAAGCCACGGCCCTTTCAGCCATGTGATCATCGCCACCCCGGCCCCTCAGGCCACTGCCCTGCTGGCTGCCGCGCCGAAACTGGCAAGCGTTGTGGCTGGTGTGAAGATGGACCCGACCTGGGCTGTGGCGCTGGCCTTCGAAACCCCGCTGCAGACGCCCATGCAGGGTTGCTTCGTGCAGGACAGCCCGCTGGACTGGCTGGCACGTAACCGCAGCAAACCCGGGCGCGACGCCACGCTCGATACCTGGGTACTGCACGCCACCAGCCAGTGGAGCCAGCAGAATATCGACGCCTCCAGAGAACAGGTCACCGAACAGTTGCACGGCGCATTCGCGGAGTTAATCGACTGCACCATGCCGGCGCCGGTGTTCAGCCTCGCCCATCGCTGGCTGTATGCACGACCTGCCGGCTCTCACGAATGGGGCGCCCTGTCGGACGCCGATCTGGGCATTTACGTGTGCGGCGACTGGTGCCTGTCCGGGCGTGTGGAAGGTGCCTGGCTGAGTGGCCAGGAAGCCGCGCGCCGACTGCTGGAGCATGTGC
- a CDS encoding amino acid ABC transporter permease has translation MTSFQPQRPPEQAEQSLLKRVFGFRTRLYLTWLVMFVLFAGFFLSFDLKLSIILDKLPNLIGLHLAPNGFLQGAALTLFVSVCSIVVSVALGFVTALARLSSSAVAFGIASFYASFFRGTPLLIQILLIYLGLPQLGIVPGAITAGVIALSLNYGAYLSEIFRAGIIGVSAGQREAALALALRPAQIFWRVTLPQAMRTIIPPTTNQFISMLKDSSLISVMGVWEVMFLAQSYGRSSYRYIEMLTTAAVLYWIMSIGLELLQSRLERHYGKAYQARK, from the coding sequence ATGACTTCCTTTCAGCCCCAGCGCCCACCCGAGCAGGCCGAACAGAGCCTGCTCAAGCGAGTTTTCGGCTTCCGTACACGGCTTTACCTGACCTGGCTGGTCATGTTCGTCCTGTTCGCCGGCTTCTTCCTGAGCTTCGACCTGAAGCTATCGATCATCCTCGACAAGCTGCCGAACCTGATCGGGCTGCATCTGGCCCCCAACGGCTTTCTGCAGGGCGCGGCGCTGACATTATTCGTGTCGGTGTGCTCGATCGTGGTTTCGGTCGCACTCGGCTTTGTCACGGCACTCGCGCGGCTTTCCAGCAGCGCGGTGGCGTTCGGCATCGCCAGCTTTTACGCCTCGTTCTTTCGCGGCACGCCATTGTTGATTCAGATCCTGCTGATCTATCTCGGTCTGCCACAACTCGGCATCGTGCCCGGAGCCATCACGGCGGGAGTGATCGCGCTGTCGCTCAACTACGGGGCGTACCTGAGCGAGATTTTCCGTGCAGGCATCATCGGCGTCTCTGCAGGACAACGTGAAGCCGCACTGGCCCTGGCATTGCGCCCGGCGCAGATCTTCTGGCGCGTCACCCTGCCCCAGGCCATGCGCACGATCATTCCGCCGACCACCAACCAGTTCATCTCCATGCTCAAGGATTCTTCACTGATTTCAGTGATGGGCGTCTGGGAAGTAATGTTTCTGGCCCAGTCTTACGGCCGCTCCAGCTATCGATACATCGAAATGCTGACCACCGCAGCGGTGCTGTACTGGATCATGTCGATCGGGCTGGAGCTGTTGCAGTCACGACTGGAGCGGCATTACGGCAAGGCGTATCAGGCGCGCAAATAA
- the upp gene encoding uracil phosphoribosyltransferase, translated as MPIREIRHPLIRHKLGLMRRADISTKNFRELAQEVGALLTYEATADLTLESYDIQGWAGTVSVEKIAGKKITVVPILRAGIGMLDGVLSLIPGAKVSAVGVARNEETLQAHTYLEKLVPEIDERLAMIIDPMLATGSSMVATIDLLKKAGCKEIRAMVLVAAPEGIAAVEQAHPDVMIYTASIDERLNEHGYIIPGLGDAGDKIFGTKQKDA; from the coding sequence ATGCCCATTCGTGAGATCCGTCACCCACTGATCCGCCACAAGCTCGGCCTTATGCGCCGCGCCGACATCAGCACCAAGAACTTCCGTGAACTGGCTCAGGAAGTCGGCGCGCTGCTGACCTATGAAGCCACGGCCGACCTGACCCTGGAAAGTTACGACATTCAAGGCTGGGCCGGTACGGTGTCAGTCGAGAAGATCGCGGGCAAGAAAATCACCGTCGTGCCGATTCTTCGCGCCGGTATCGGCATGCTGGACGGCGTGCTCAGTCTGATCCCGGGTGCCAAGGTCAGCGCAGTCGGCGTGGCCCGCAACGAAGAAACCCTGCAGGCGCACACCTACCTGGAAAAACTGGTCCCGGAAATCGACGAGCGTCTGGCGATGATCATCGACCCGATGCTGGCCACCGGCAGCTCGATGGTCGCCACCATCGATCTGCTGAAGAAGGCTGGCTGCAAGGAAATCCGCGCCATGGTTCTGGTCGCTGCGCCCGAAGGCATCGCTGCCGTAGAGCAAGCGCACCCGGACGTGATGATCTACACCGCTTCCATCGATGAGCGTCTGAACGAACACGGCTACATCATTCCGGGCCTGGGCGATGCCGGTGACAAGATTTTCGGCACCAAGCAGAAGGACGCGTAA
- a CDS encoding TIGR01777 family oxidoreductase, whose amino-acid sequence MHILLTGGTGLIGRALCRSWSAQGHELTVWSRKPADVAELCGPSVRGIASLDELGAQPVDAIINLAGAPIADRPWTRKRRLLLWESRVGLTEQLLKWLGTREQKPALMISGSAVGWYGDSGEREIDETSLPAKEDFASQLCNAWEETAQRAEALGVRVVLIRTGLVLSDRAGFLQRLLPPFKFGMGGPIGNGRQWMPWVHIQDQIAAIDFLLNLNEAKGPYNVCAPSPVRNRQFAKSLAGILHRPAFMPMPALALKVLLGELSVLLLGGQRARPERLQEAGFTFKYTELDIALQDLLGRH is encoded by the coding sequence ATGCACATATTGCTGACCGGTGGTACTGGTTTGATAGGACGAGCGCTCTGCCGTTCCTGGTCTGCTCAAGGCCATGAGTTGACGGTATGGAGCCGAAAACCCGCCGACGTCGCCGAGCTGTGCGGCCCCTCGGTACGTGGCATTGCCAGCCTTGATGAGCTGGGTGCGCAGCCGGTGGATGCAATCATCAATCTGGCAGGCGCGCCCATTGCGGATCGTCCCTGGACCCGCAAGCGCCGTCTGTTGCTGTGGGAAAGTCGCGTCGGCCTGACCGAGCAACTGCTGAAATGGCTAGGCACTCGCGAGCAAAAGCCTGCGCTGATGATTTCCGGTTCCGCAGTCGGCTGGTACGGCGACAGTGGCGAGCGCGAAATCGACGAAACCTCGCTGCCTGCCAAGGAAGACTTTGCCAGTCAGCTGTGCAACGCCTGGGAAGAAACCGCGCAACGCGCCGAGGCGCTGGGTGTGCGGGTGGTGCTGATACGCACAGGGCTGGTGCTGTCCGATCGTGCCGGTTTTCTGCAGCGTCTGTTACCCCCTTTCAAATTCGGCATGGGCGGGCCGATCGGCAATGGCAGGCAGTGGATGCCGTGGGTTCACATCCAGGATCAAATCGCCGCAATTGATTTTCTGTTGAATCTGAATGAAGCAAAGGGTCCTTATAATGTGTGTGCGCCTTCACCGGTGCGCAATCGTCAGTTTGCCAAGTCCCTGGCCGGCATTCTGCACAGACCGGCATTCATGCCCATGCCTGCGCTGGCTCTGAAGGTATTGCTGGGTGAGCTGTCGGTATTGCTGCTCGGTGGTCAGCGTGCGCGGCCGGAGCGTTTGCAGGAAGCTGGTTTTACATTCAAGTACACCGAACTCGACATTGCCCTGCAGGATTTGCTGGGTCGCCACTGA
- the hemH gene encoding ferrochelatase: MTDHALLLVNLGSPASTQVADVRSYLNQFLMDPYVIDLPWPVRRLLVSLILIKRPEQSAHAYASIWWDEGSPLVVLSKRLQQAMKKEWSHGPVELAMRYGEPSIETVLTRLAEQGFKKVTLAPLYPQFADSTVTTVIEEAKRVVRAKSLKMQFSVLQPFYDQPEYLSALVESVRPHLDQPYDHLLLSFHGLPERHLHKLDPTGKHCLKDDCCMTAPAEVLATCYRAQCIQSAAAFAKRMGIPDGKWSVSFQSRLGRAKWIEPYTEAHLDELAAKGVRKLLVMCPAFVADCIETLEEIGDRGAEQFKEAGGEELTLIPCLNDDPNWAKELNRLCERAPLML; this comes from the coding sequence ATGACCGATCACGCTTTGTTGCTGGTCAATCTGGGTTCGCCTGCTTCTACTCAAGTGGCAGACGTGCGCAGCTATCTGAACCAGTTCCTGATGGATCCTTATGTGATCGACCTGCCATGGCCCGTGCGCAGGCTGCTGGTCTCGCTGATTCTGATCAAGCGGCCCGAGCAGTCCGCACACGCCTATGCGTCCATCTGGTGGGATGAAGGTTCGCCCCTGGTGGTGCTGAGCAAGCGTCTGCAGCAGGCGATGAAAAAGGAGTGGTCGCACGGACCGGTCGAGCTGGCCATGCGTTATGGCGAGCCGTCCATTGAAACGGTGCTGACGCGGCTGGCAGAGCAGGGCTTCAAGAAAGTCACCCTGGCGCCGCTGTACCCGCAGTTTGCCGACAGCACGGTGACCACGGTCATCGAAGAAGCCAAACGGGTGGTGCGCGCCAAATCGTTGAAGATGCAGTTCTCGGTTCTGCAGCCGTTCTACGATCAGCCCGAATACCTGAGTGCGCTGGTGGAAAGCGTGCGGCCGCATCTGGATCAACCTTACGACCATTTGCTGCTGAGCTTCCACGGTCTGCCTGAGCGGCACCTGCACAAGCTCGACCCGACCGGCAAGCATTGCCTGAAGGACGACTGCTGCATGACCGCACCCGCCGAAGTGCTCGCGACTTGCTATCGCGCGCAGTGCATACAGTCGGCGGCGGCATTCGCCAAGCGTATGGGCATTCCTGACGGCAAGTGGTCGGTGTCGTTCCAGTCACGTCTGGGGCGCGCCAAGTGGATCGAACCCTACACCGAAGCGCACCTGGACGAACTGGCGGCGAAAGGCGTCAGGAAGCTGCTGGTCATGTGCCCGGCGTTCGTGGCTGATTGCATCGAGACGCTGGAAGAAATCGGCGACCGCGGTGCCGAGCAGTTCAAGGAGGCGGGCGGAGAGGAACTGACCCTCATCCCTTGCCTGAACGACGATCCCAACTGGGCGAAAGAGCTGAACAGGCTGTGCGAGCGTGCGCCGTTGATGTTGTGA
- a CDS encoding PA4642 family protein, with the protein MRKDKKQLIGDEIGDEQIKLFLYFEPYDATSPSLHKLIKAYRGLRINDFERFLVFFKEAGHDFDGKDEHGNDFIALIKDQRNADEYIELIEKART; encoded by the coding sequence ATGCGTAAAGATAAGAAGCAGTTGATTGGCGATGAGATCGGCGATGAGCAGATCAAACTGTTCCTCTACTTCGAGCCGTATGATGCTACCTCGCCGTCGCTGCACAAGCTGATCAAGGCCTACCGTGGGCTGCGCATCAACGATTTCGAACGCTTTCTGGTGTTCTTCAAGGAAGCGGGCCATGACTTTGATGGCAAGGACGAGCATGGCAACGACTTCATCGCCCTGATCAAGGATCAGCGCAATGCTGATGAATACATCGAACTGATCGAGAAAGCCCGTACGTAA
- the mqo gene encoding malate dehydrogenase (quinone), which translates to MAHNEAVDVVLVGAGIMSATLAVLLKELDPGITLEVVELMDSGAAESSNPWNNAGTGHAGLCELNYTPPAADGSIDIKKAVHINTQFEVSKQFWAYLARKGTFGSARSFINPVPHLSFVQGEKGVSFLKTRFEAMSKHHAFSSMEYTEDKATLAEWMPLMMPGRPADEKIAATRMMNGTDVNFGALTNQLLGHLTSAPGTQIKYRSRVTNLTRNGAGWTVSVKDVNGGGTREIDAKFVFLGAGGAALPLLQLSGIEESKGFGGFPVSGQWLRCDNPEVVKHHQAKVYSQAAVGSPPMSVPHLDTRVVDGKKSLLFGPYAGFTTKFLKHGSYLDLPLSVRVANIKPMLAVARDNMDLTKYLVSEVMQSMEQRLESLRRFYPEAKAEDWRLEIAGQRVQIIKKDAKKGGVLQFGTELVSAQDGSLAALLGASPGASVTVSIMLELLERCFPEKTRTEWATKLEEIFPAREKILETDAPLYERISAQNDEALELVEKSSQEHSFA; encoded by the coding sequence ATGGCGCATAACGAAGCAGTTGATGTAGTACTGGTCGGAGCGGGCATCATGAGTGCCACTCTGGCGGTATTGCTAAAAGAGCTCGACCCCGGCATCACGCTGGAAGTCGTTGAGCTGATGGATTCCGGTGCTGCGGAGAGTTCCAACCCGTGGAACAACGCCGGTACCGGCCACGCCGGTCTGTGCGAGCTGAACTACACGCCGCCTGCGGCTGATGGCTCAATCGACATCAAGAAAGCGGTGCACATCAACACCCAGTTCGAAGTCTCGAAACAGTTCTGGGCCTACCTGGCACGCAAGGGCACCTTTGGTTCAGCCCGATCATTCATCAACCCGGTTCCACACCTGAGCTTCGTGCAGGGCGAAAAAGGCGTCTCGTTCCTCAAGACCCGTTTTGAAGCCATGAGCAAGCATCACGCCTTCTCTTCGATGGAATACACCGAGGACAAGGCAACGCTGGCCGAGTGGATGCCATTGATGATGCCTGGTCGGCCTGCGGACGAAAAAATTGCTGCAACGCGGATGATGAACGGCACCGACGTCAACTTTGGCGCGCTGACCAACCAACTGCTCGGCCACCTGACCAGCGCTCCAGGGACGCAGATCAAGTACCGCAGCCGGGTGACCAACCTGACCCGCAACGGTGCTGGCTGGACCGTCAGCGTCAAGGACGTGAATGGCGGCGGCACGCGTGAGATAGATGCCAAGTTCGTGTTCCTCGGTGCCGGTGGCGCAGCGTTGCCGCTGCTGCAGTTGTCGGGCATTGAAGAAAGCAAGGGCTTTGGCGGCTTCCCGGTCAGCGGCCAGTGGCTGCGTTGCGACAACCCGGAAGTGGTCAAACACCACCAGGCCAAGGTCTACAGCCAGGCAGCCGTGGGCTCGCCGCCAATGTCCGTCCCGCATCTGGATACCCGCGTGGTCGATGGCAAGAAGTCCCTGCTGTTCGGACCTTATGCCGGTTTCACCACCAAGTTCCTGAAACACGGCTCGTACCTCGACCTGCCGCTGTCGGTCCGCGTAGCCAACATCAAACCGATGCTGGCGGTGGCGCGCGACAACATGGACCTGACCAAGTACCTGGTCAGCGAAGTGATGCAATCGATGGAGCAACGCCTGGAATCGCTGCGCCGCTTCTATCCGGAAGCGAAAGCCGAAGACTGGCGCCTCGAAATCGCCGGCCAGCGCGTGCAGATCATCAAGAAGGACGCGAAAAAAGGCGGCGTGCTGCAATTCGGCACCGAACTGGTGTCTGCACAGGATGGCTCGCTGGCCGCACTGCTCGGCGCTTCGCCCGGCGCTTCGGTGACTGTGTCGATCATGCTTGAACTGCTCGAGCGCTGCTTCCCGGAGAAAACCCGCACGGAATGGGCGACCAAGCTCGAAGAGATTTTCCCGGCCCGGGAGAAGATCCTCGAAACCGATGCGCCGCTCTATGAGCGCATCAGCGCGCAGAACGACGAGGCGCTGGAACTGGTCGAGAAAAGCAGCCAGGAACACAGCTTCGCCTGA
- a CDS encoding homocysteine S-methyltransferase family protein codes for MKQGTTVILDGGMGRELQRRGAPFRQPEWSALALSEAPEAVSAVHAAYIESGAQVITSNSYAVVPFHIGEERFAREGQALAALAGQLARESADASGGRALVAGSIPPLFGSYRPDLYQPQLAADVLKPLVAGLSPYVDLWLAETQSCILEAQTIRAGLPNDGKPFWLSFTLQDEDTDEVPRLRSGEPVADAARAAAAMGVATLLFNCSQPEVIGGAIDAAHEVFTSLNVDIAIGAYANAFPPQPKDATANDGLDELREDLDPQGYQQWAADWVNRGATHIGGCCGIGPEHIAVLSRSL; via the coding sequence ATGAAGCAAGGCACAACTGTAATTCTCGATGGCGGCATGGGCCGTGAGCTGCAGCGTCGCGGAGCCCCGTTTCGCCAGCCTGAATGGTCGGCGCTGGCATTGAGTGAAGCGCCCGAAGCGGTGAGTGCGGTGCACGCCGCTTATATCGAAAGTGGTGCTCAGGTCATTACCAGTAACAGCTACGCCGTCGTGCCGTTTCATATTGGCGAAGAGCGTTTTGCCCGCGAAGGTCAGGCATTGGCAGCACTGGCCGGGCAACTGGCGCGCGAGTCGGCCGATGCGTCTGGCGGACGCGCCCTGGTGGCCGGCTCCATTCCGCCACTGTTCGGTTCCTATCGCCCTGACCTGTATCAGCCGCAACTGGCTGCCGACGTTCTGAAACCACTGGTTGCCGGGCTGTCGCCGTATGTCGACCTGTGGCTGGCCGAAACCCAGAGCTGCATTCTCGAAGCGCAGACCATCCGCGCCGGGCTGCCCAATGACGGTAAACCGTTCTGGCTGTCGTTCACTCTGCAGGATGAGGACACTGACGAGGTCCCGCGTCTGCGCTCAGGCGAGCCGGTCGCCGACGCCGCCAGGGCTGCCGCAGCAATGGGCGTCGCCACGCTGCTGTTTAACTGCAGCCAGCCAGAGGTGATCGGTGGCGCAATCGATGCGGCGCATGAGGTGTTCACGTCGCTGAACGTCGACATTGCCATCGGCGCGTACGCCAACGCCTTCCCGCCGCAACCCAAGGACGCCACCGCCAACGACGGCCTGGACGAGCTGCGCGAAGACCTTGACCCGCAGGGCTATCAGCAGTGGGCGGCAGATTGGGTCAATCGCGGCGCCACGCACATCGGTGGCTGCTGCGGGATTGGCCCGGAGCACATTGCCGTACTGTCCAGAAGCCTCTGA
- a CDS encoding ABC transporter substrate-binding protein, which produces MNYRALLGIGLVTLAASTQVLAGATLDRVQKNKELVNVLMESYPPFSFLNDKNELDGFDVDVAKAVAQKLGVKLRLETPSWDVIAAGHWSGRYDICVCSMTPSKARSEVFNFPVEYYASPAVIVVNATDDRIHSAKDLSGKKVGLTSASSYESYLNKNLVIDGAEDKPLQYPFEDVQIAPYDNDNVAFQDLGLGAGKRLDAILTNLVTAKPRLDQDKRFKLAGEPLYEEPNSVAIEKDDPEWDAKVRQVFAELKSDGTLSKLSQKWIGADISK; this is translated from the coding sequence GTGAACTATCGCGCTCTGCTGGGCATCGGCCTGGTCACTCTGGCAGCCTCCACGCAAGTTCTGGCCGGCGCCACGCTGGATCGCGTGCAGAAAAACAAAGAGCTGGTCAACGTTCTGATGGAAAGTTACCCGCCCTTCTCTTTCCTGAATGACAAGAATGAACTGGACGGCTTCGATGTCGACGTCGCCAAGGCCGTGGCGCAAAAGCTGGGCGTCAAACTGCGCCTCGAGACGCCCTCCTGGGACGTGATCGCCGCGGGCCACTGGAGCGGCCGTTATGACATCTGCGTCTGCTCGATGACGCCGAGCAAGGCGCGTTCCGAAGTGTTCAACTTCCCGGTCGAGTATTACGCCTCGCCTGCGGTGATCGTGGTCAACGCCACGGATGATCGTATCCATTCGGCCAAGGACCTGAGCGGCAAAAAGGTCGGCCTGACCAGCGCCTCCAGCTACGAAAGCTACCTGAACAAGAATCTGGTTATCGATGGCGCCGAAGACAAGCCACTGCAGTACCCGTTCGAAGACGTGCAGATCGCTCCGTACGACAACGACAACGTGGCCTTTCAAGACCTCGGGCTGGGTGCCGGCAAGCGGCTGGACGCGATACTTACCAATCTGGTGACCGCAAAACCGCGCCTGGATCAGGACAAGCGCTTCAAACTGGCAGGTGAGCCGCTGTATGAAGAACCCAACTCCGTAGCCATCGAAAAAGACGATCCGGAATGGGACGCCAAGGTTCGCCAAGTCTTTGCCGAACTCAAGAGCGACGGCACCCTGAGCAAGCTGTCGCAAAAGTGGATCGGTGCTGACATCAGCAAATGA
- a CDS encoding YajG family lipoprotein, translating into MLRRILFGLLAVSSLTLVGCAHSPQQLSPTPKLNAQLAAVGRGQPVVVRVVDGRPGPTLGTRGGMYPETSAISVTGADIVPKLQAQAEAAVRLLGFTPTQGGSAPQLTVTLADLKYQSPKEGLYVTEATISSTFRADVRNNGRTYSGRYAASLDQRFGMAPNQETNTKLVSDVLSDALTRVFQDPTIGSTLSQ; encoded by the coding sequence ATGCTGCGTCGCATTTTGTTCGGTTTGCTTGCTGTAAGCAGTTTGACCCTGGTGGGCTGTGCCCACAGCCCACAACAACTCAGCCCTACGCCCAAGCTCAATGCGCAGTTGGCGGCGGTAGGGCGTGGTCAGCCTGTGGTGGTGCGTGTCGTCGACGGCCGTCCTGGGCCGACGCTGGGCACGCGCGGTGGCATGTACCCGGAAACCAGCGCAATCAGCGTCACCGGTGCCGACATCGTTCCCAAGCTTCAGGCTCAGGCTGAAGCCGCCGTACGCCTGCTGGGCTTTACACCGACCCAGGGCGGCAGCGCTCCGCAGTTGACCGTGACCCTGGCAGACCTGAAGTACCAGTCGCCGAAGGAAGGTCTGTACGTGACTGAAGCCACCATCAGCTCGACGTTCCGCGCTGACGTGCGCAATAACGGCCGCACCTACAGTGGCCGTTACGCCGCATCGTTGGACCAGCGTTTCGGTATGGCGCCGAATCAGGAAACCAACACCAAGCTGGTGAGCGATGTGTTGAGCGATGCACTGACCCGCGTCTTCCAGGACCCGACCATCGGTTCGACCCTGTCGCAGTAA
- a CDS encoding uracil-xanthine permease family protein codes for MTQQEFNDPLWRTILSGAQMLFVAFGALVLMPLITGLDPNVALFTAGLGTLLFQIVTGRQVPVFLASSFAFITPIILAKGQFGLAATMGGVMAAGFVYTFLGLAVKIKGTGFIDRLLPPVVIGPVIISIGLAMAPIAANMAMGKSGDGAQLIPYQTAMLISMPALLTTLIVAVFGKGIFRLVPIISGVLVGFALSFYFGVVNTKKIADAAWLALPHFTAPEFNWQAILFIVPVALAPAIEHIGGVIAVGSVTGRDYLKKPGLHRTLFGDGIATTAAGLFGGPPNTTYAEVTGAVMLTKNYNPQIMIWASFFAITLAFIGKFGALLQSIPVPVMGGILCLLFGSIAAVGMNTLIRHKIDLAEARNLVIVSVTLVFGIGGVLIGTGNGPNDFGLKGIALCAVTAIALNLILPGNDSWKNKQLDDQLP; via the coding sequence ATGACGCAGCAGGAGTTCAACGATCCACTGTGGCGCACGATTCTATCCGGCGCGCAAATGCTCTTCGTGGCCTTTGGCGCGCTGGTCCTGATGCCGCTGATCACCGGGCTCGATCCGAACGTGGCACTGTTCACCGCAGGCCTGGGCACGCTGCTGTTCCAGATAGTCACCGGGCGTCAGGTGCCGGTCTTTCTGGCCTCGAGCTTTGCCTTCATCACCCCGATCATCCTCGCCAAGGGCCAGTTCGGTCTGGCCGCGACCATGGGCGGCGTCATGGCGGCAGGCTTCGTGTATACCTTTCTCGGCCTGGCCGTGAAGATCAAGGGCACCGGTTTCATCGACCGCCTGCTGCCTCCCGTGGTGATCGGGCCGGTCATCATCTCGATCGGTCTGGCCATGGCTCCGATTGCAGCCAACATGGCGATGGGCAAGTCTGGCGATGGCGCGCAGTTGATTCCTTATCAGACCGCCATGCTGATTTCGATGCCCGCCTTGCTGACCACGCTGATCGTGGCGGTGTTCGGCAAAGGCATTTTCCGTCTGGTGCCGATCATCTCCGGCGTGCTGGTGGGCTTTGCGCTGTCGTTCTACTTTGGTGTGGTCAATACCAAAAAAATCGCTGACGCCGCCTGGCTGGCCTTGCCGCACTTCACTGCACCGGAATTCAACTGGCAGGCGATTCTGTTCATTGTCCCGGTCGCTCTGGCCCCGGCCATCGAGCACATAGGCGGGGTGATTGCAGTCGGCAGCGTGACCGGACGCGACTACCTGAAAAAGCCGGGCCTGCATCGCACGCTGTTCGGCGACGGCATCGCCACCACTGCTGCCGGTCTGTTCGGCGGCCCGCCCAATACCACCTACGCCGAAGTGACGGGCGCGGTGATGCTGACCAAGAACTACAACCCGCAGATCATGATCTGGGCATCGTTTTTTGCCATCACGCTGGCGTTCATCGGCAAGTTCGGGGCGCTGCTGCAGAGCATTCCGGTGCCGGTAATGGGCGGCATTCTGTGCCTGCTGTTCGGTTCGATTGCAGCAGTGGGCATGAACACCCTGATCCGCCACAAGATCGACTTGGCCGAAGCGCGCAACCTGGTGATCGTCTCGGTCACTCTGGTATTCGGGATTGGCGGCGTATTGATCGGCACCGGCAACGGCCCGAACGATTTCGGCCTGAAAGGCATTGCCCTGTGCGCCGTGACCGCCATCGCCCTGAACCTGATCCTGCCGGGCAATGACAGCTGGAAGAACAAGCAACTGGATGATCAGTTGCCGTAA